In Acidimicrobiales bacterium, the genomic window CACCCACGTCTCCTTGCCCTCCCCCAGCTCCACGACGCGGGGCGCCTGGTCGGCCAGCGCCGCCGGCATCCGCCCTTCGAACAGGTCGGGCGGCTCGATCAGGTGATCGTCCACCGACACGATCACCGGTCCGGAGGAGGCGTCGAGCAGTCCCATCCCCGGGGATGGTAATTCGGTCCGCTCTACGCTGACGCGGTGAGCGAGCCGACCATCGCCGCCCACCTCTCGTCCCGGGCCGCGGACGCCCGTCCCGGACTGCGGTTCGAGGACGAGCACTGGAGCTGGGCGGACGTCGTGGCGGAGGCGGCGGCCCGGGCCGAGGTGCTCACCGGGATTCGCCCGGCCGGCCGGGAGCGGCCCTTCCACGTGGGGGTGCTGCTCGAGAACGTCCCCGAGTACATCTTCGTGCTGTTCGGAGCGGCGCTGGCCGGGGCCACCGTCGTCGGCCTCAACCCCACCCGGCGGGGGGAGGAGCTCGAGCGCGACGTCGTGCACACCGATTGCGCGCTCGTGCTCACGGACGCCACGGGGTCCGAGCTGCTGGCCGGGCTCGACCTGAGCGGAACCGGGATGACGGGGACCGGGGCCACGCCCCCGGCCGTGGTCCGGGTCGACGAGGACGCCTACCGCCGGCTCGCGGCCTCCGCCCGTCGTCACCCGCCCGCCGAGCGGTCCGGCCTGCCCGGACCCGACTCCCTCTACCTGCTGCTGTTCACGGCCGGGTCCACCGGCGCCCCCAAGGCGGTGCGGATGACGCAGGGCCGGGCGGCGCGCACCGCCGCCGACTCGGCTGTCGCCTTCACCGACCGCGACGTCCTGTACTGCTCGATGCCGCTGTTCCACGGCAACGCCCTGCTGGCCAACCTGTTCGCCGGCCTGGTCTCGGGCGCCACCGTGGTCCTCCGCCGCCGCTTCAGCGCCTCGGGCTTCCTGCCCGACGTCCGCCGCCACGGGTGCACCTACTTCAACTACGTCGGGCGGGCCCTGTCCTACATCCTGGCCGTGCCCGAGTCCCCCGACGAGCGGGACCATTGCCTCAAGTGGGCGCTGGGGTCGGAGGCCTCCCCGCGGGACCGGGCCGAGTTCACCCGCCGGTTCGGCGTGCCGATCTTCGAGGGCTACGGGTCGAGCGAGAACGCCGTGGTGATCTCGCCCGTGGCGGGGACGCCGGCGGGTGCGCTCGGCAAGCCGAGGGACGGCTTCGACGTGGCCATCCTCGATCCCGGCACGGGGGCCGAGACCGCCACGGCCGTGCTCGACGACGCCGGGCGGCTGACCAACCCGGACGAGGCCATCGGGGAGATCGTGGGACGCAACACCGCCGGGCGCTTCGAGGGCTACTACAACAACCCCGACGCCGACGCCGCCCGCATCCGGGGAGGTCGGTACTGGACCGGC contains:
- a CDS encoding AMP-binding protein, producing the protein MSEPTIAAHLSSRAADARPGLRFEDEHWSWADVVAEAAARAEVLTGIRPAGRERPFHVGVLLENVPEYIFVLFGAALAGATVVGLNPTRRGEELERDVVHTDCALVLTDATGSELLAGLDLSGTGMTGTGATPPAVVRVDEDAYRRLAASARRHPPAERSGLPGPDSLYLLLFTAGSTGAPKAVRMTQGRAARTAADSAVAFTDRDVLYCSMPLFHGNALLANLFAGLVSGATVVLRRRFSASGFLPDVRRHGCTYFNYVGRALSYILAVPESPDERDHCLKWALGSEASPRDRAEFTRRFGVPIFEGYGSSENAVVISPVAGTPAGALGKPRDGFDVAILDPGTGAETATAVLDDAGRLTNPDEAIGEIVGRNTAGRFEGYYNNPDADAARIRGGRYWTGDLGYRDADGFIWFAGRTADWLRVDGENFSAGAVERILDRFPGLGGVAVYAVPDPVTGDQVMAALEWAGPGGFDAAAFDRFLADQPDLGTKWAPRYVRLVPALPVTGTGKLDKAPLRAAGWETTDPVWWRPGAGSPLRPMAGADRAELREQFARNERTALLPG